DNA sequence from the Deinococcota bacterium genome:
GCGGGCAGATGGGGCCAAAGGCGTCCGCCTGCCAGGTGCCCGGCCAGGGAGCTTTGGGAACGGGGGCGCGCCAGCGGTTTTCGCCGGCGGTGCTTTCGGCGTAGGGAACGCCCAAAAAGGCGCGCACGGGGCTGCCACCCTGTGCTACGCCGCAGACCCAGCCGCTGACCGTCGCCACCACACCGCTGGGGCAGTCTACGGGAGCTTGGCTTCTCGCCGCGCCCCAGGTGCAGAGCGCGGCGAGAAGAGCGACGAGAAAAAGGTCGAAACGCTGACAGGGCGGCTGACGCCGCGCGGCTGTGGCTGCCCAAGGGTTGTGCATGCCCCATTCTACGCCCTTTGCTCGAGGCTTCTGCTATACTCGAGTCGCATTGAGCGGGAGGAGTAGCTCGCGTCCACCCTCCAGAGAGCCCGGATGACAGGCTGAAAGTCCGGGTAGGGAAAGGCCGAGTGAAGGTCGCCCGTGAGCATGGGGAAGAAAGGCCGCATTGATGACAATCGATGACAATGGCCGACTAGAACCCCCGGAGTCGCCCCGACAGTGCGATGAAATGAGTGCCCAGCAAGTAGAACGCTCGTTGGGAACTGCGGTGGTACCGCGGGATTTGGGTAATCTCGTCCGCTTGTGAAGCGGGCGCTTTTTTTGCGCCGGATGGGAGCTGCGTGATGAGAGAACTCGAGAAGCAGTACGACCCCCAGAGCGTGGAGGCGAAGTGGGCGCGGCGCTGGGCCGAGCAGCCCTTCACCGCCGACGCCCACTCGGACAAACCCCCCTTTTGTATCGTCATGCCGCCGCCCAACGTGACGGGAGACCTTCACCTCGGTCACTCTTTTCCCAATACGCTGGCCGACGCCTTGATTCGCTTTAAGCGCATGCAGGGCTACGAGGCGCTCTTTCAGCCCGGCACCGACCACGCCGGCATCTCGACGCAGGTGCAAGTCGAAAGGGCGCTGCGCAAGGAAGGCAAGACCAAGCACGATCTGGGCCGTGAGGAATTTCTGGCGCGCGTCTGGGTCTGGAAGGAGAGGTATGGCGGGATAATCGTCAAGCAACTCCAGCGCTTGGGCATCTCTGCCGACTGGAGCCGCATGCGCTTCACGATGGATGAAGGGCTCTCCAGGGCGGTGCGTCACCAGTTCGTCAGGCTCTATCACGACGGGCTCGCCTATCGCGGCGAGCGCATCGTCAACTGGGACCCCGCCAGTCAGACGACGCTCTCGGAGCTCGAGGTCGAGCGTTCGGAGCGTCCGGGCAAGCTCTACACCCTGGCCTATGCCTTGGAGGGCGGGGCGAGTATCAACGTCGCCACGGTGCGCCCCGAGACCATCTTCGCCGACGTGGCGGTCGCTGTTCACCCCGACGACGAGCGCTATAAAGCCCTTCTCGGCAAGGGGGCGCGCATCCCGCTGACGGAGCGCTGGATTCCCATCATCGCCGACGAGGCCGTGGAGAGGGACTTTGGCACGGGGGCGCTCAAGATCACCCCGGCGCACGATCCGACAGACTTCGAAATCGGCCTTCGCCATAACCTGGAGCGCCCCAGCGTCATCGACCTTGACGCCAAGCTCGTTGGCGACCTGGTGCCCGAGAGGTTTAGAGGTCTGGACCGCTTCGAGGCGCGGGGGGCGGTGGTGGCCGCCCTCGAGGCCGAAGGCTCCGTGCTCGAGACCAAGGACCACAGCGTCGCCCTGGGCCTGTCGCAGCGCACCGGCGAGCCGGTCGAACCGCTCTTGTCCCTGCAGTGGTTCGTCGCGACCGACAGCGCCGCCAGGCGCGTCTTGAAGGGTCTCGACGAGGGCGACATTACCATCGTTCCCGAACGTTATGCCAAGGTCAACCGCGACTGGCTTGCGAATCTGCGCCACTGGAATATCTCCCGCCAGCTCTGGTGGGGCCACCAGATTCCGGCCTGGTATGACGGCGAGGGCAACATCTACGTGCCCGACCCGGAGAACCCCGACCTCGACCCGCCCGACGACCCGCGCTACGCCGGGCTCGAGCTGCACCAGGACGAAGATGTCTTCGACACCTGGTTCTCCAGCAACCTCTGGCCCTTTTCGACGCTCGGCTGGCCGGAAAGCGAAGACCCCTTCTACAGGAAGTTTTATCCGACCAGCGTGCTGGTCACGGGCTACGACATCCTCTTTTTCTGGGTGGCGCGCATGGAGATGGCGGGCTACCAGTTGACCGATCGGGCACCCTTTAGCCACGTCCTTCTCCACGGCCTGGTGCTTGACGAACAGGGCCAAAAGATGAGCAAGTCCAAGGGCAACGGCGTCGACCCCTTGGAGGTCATCGACCGGTACGGCGCCGACGCCCTGCGCTTCGCCACCACCTATGCCAGCACCGGCGGCCAGGACATCCGCTGGGACGGGCGCCGGGTCGAGATGGGCCGCAACTTCGGCAACAAGCTCTGGAACGCGGCGCGCTTCGCGATGATGAACCTGGCGGGTGAACTCGACGAGGGCCCGCCCGAGACGCTCGCCGATCGCTGGATCTTGAGCCGGCTCCAGCGCGCGACGGAGGAGATCGGCCGGCTCTTGGAGTCCTACGATCTGGGCGGAGCTACCCGGGCGGCCTACGGCTTCGTCTGGTCGGAGTTCTGCGACTGGTACTTAGAGGCGGCCAAGCCCGCCCTGCGCGAGGACAAGGATGGTAAAGGGGCGCGCAGCCGG
Encoded proteins:
- a CDS encoding carboxylesterase family protein, which codes for MHNPWAATAARRQPPCQRFDLFLVALLAALCTWGAARSQAPVDCPSGVVATVSGWVCGVAQGGSPVRAFLGVPYAESTAGENRWRAPVPKAPWPGTWQADAFGPICP
- a CDS encoding valine--tRNA ligase, translating into MRELEKQYDPQSVEAKWARRWAEQPFTADAHSDKPPFCIVMPPPNVTGDLHLGHSFPNTLADALIRFKRMQGYEALFQPGTDHAGISTQVQVERALRKEGKTKHDLGREEFLARVWVWKERYGGIIVKQLQRLGISADWSRMRFTMDEGLSRAVRHQFVRLYHDGLAYRGERIVNWDPASQTTLSELEVERSERPGKLYTLAYALEGGASINVATVRPETIFADVAVAVHPDDERYKALLGKGARIPLTERWIPIIADEAVERDFGTGALKITPAHDPTDFEIGLRHNLERPSVIDLDAKLVGDLVPERFRGLDRFEARGAVVAALEAEGSVLETKDHSVALGLSQRTGEPVEPLLSLQWFVATDSAARRVLKGLDEGDITIVPERYAKVNRDWLANLRHWNISRQLWWGHQIPAWYDGEGNIYVPDPENPDLDPPDDPRYAGLELHQDEDVFDTWFSSNLWPFSTLGWPESEDPFYRKFYPTSVLVTGYDILFFWVARMEMAGYQLTDRAPFSHVLLHGLVLDEQGQKMSKSKGNGVDPLEVIDRYGADALRFATTYASTGGQDIRWDGRRVEMGRNFGNKLWNAARFAMMNLAGELDEGPPETLADRWILSRLQRATEEIGRLLESYDLGGATRAAYGFVWSEFCDWYLEAAKPALREDKDGKGARSRHILRTVLSDILRLLHPLTPFITSEIYEALGHDEQLGWASWPLPDERLIDREAERAFEQVQNAVAAARNLRAQAGLSPAQTLPLQLSGAAAEGVLANREVFAFLARAELIATMSGASLSQVAQGLTVRLGLEGLVDVGEWRARQEKRLAELRTNADKSRTKLANAKFTGNAPKEVVEEERRRLAEAEELTRGLEAALRRLATP